A window of Piliocolobus tephrosceles isolate RC106 chromosome 13, ASM277652v3, whole genome shotgun sequence contains these coding sequences:
- the PTH gene encoding parathyroid hormone isoform X1: MCCFEPIVEIQRIGSDIICNNKRASLVKMIPAKDMAKVMIVMLAICFLTKSDGKSVKKRSVSEIQLMHNLGKHLNSMERVEWLRKKLQDVHNFVALGAPLAPRDAGSQRPRKKEDNVLVESHEKSLGEADKADVDVLTKAKSQ; this comes from the exons atgtgctgcTTTGAACCTATAGTTGAGATCCAGAGAATTGGGAGTGACATCATCTGTAACAATAAAAGAGCCTCTCTTG TGAAGATGATACCTGCAAAAGACATGGCTAAAGTAATGATTGTCATGTTGGCAATTTGTTTTCTTACAAAATCAGATGGGAAATCTGTTAA GAAGAGATCTGTGAGTGAAATACAGCTTATGCATAACCTGGGAAAACATCTGAACTCGATGGAGAGAGTAGAATGGCTGCGTAAGAAGCTGCAGGATGTGCACAATTTTGTTGCCCTTGGAGCTCCTCTAGCTCCCAGAGATGCTGGTTCCCAGAGGCCCCGAAAAAAGGAAGACAATGTCTTGGTTGAGAGCCATGAAAAAAGTCTTGGAGAGGCAGACAAAGCTGATGTGGATGTATTAACTAAAGCTAAATcccaatga
- the PTH gene encoding parathyroid hormone isoform X2, producing the protein MIPAKDMAKVMIVMLAICFLTKSDGKSVKKRSVSEIQLMHNLGKHLNSMERVEWLRKKLQDVHNFVALGAPLAPRDAGSQRPRKKEDNVLVESHEKSLGEADKADVDVLTKAKSQ; encoded by the exons ATGATACCTGCAAAAGACATGGCTAAAGTAATGATTGTCATGTTGGCAATTTGTTTTCTTACAAAATCAGATGGGAAATCTGTTAA GAAGAGATCTGTGAGTGAAATACAGCTTATGCATAACCTGGGAAAACATCTGAACTCGATGGAGAGAGTAGAATGGCTGCGTAAGAAGCTGCAGGATGTGCACAATTTTGTTGCCCTTGGAGCTCCTCTAGCTCCCAGAGATGCTGGTTCCCAGAGGCCCCGAAAAAAGGAAGACAATGTCTTGGTTGAGAGCCATGAAAAAAGTCTTGGAGAGGCAGACAAAGCTGATGTGGATGTATTAACTAAAGCTAAATcccaatga